One Brassica napus cultivar Da-Ae chromosome A1, Da-Ae, whole genome shotgun sequence genomic region harbors:
- the LOC106441080 gene encoding two-on-two hemoglobin-3, which produces MQSLQEKASAWSGVDQADAFAIDESNLFEKLGLQSFINLSTNFYTRVYDDEEEWFRSMFANSKKEDAIQNQYEFFVQRMGGPPLYSQRKGHPALIGRHRPFPVTHEAAERWLQHMQNAMDESVDIDQDSKVKMMNFFRHTAFFLVAGNELQNQNQNQNNQVACKHAANKPAEE; this is translated from the exons ATGCAGTCGCTGCAGGAGAAGGCATCGGCATGGAGCGGCGTGGATCAGGCTGACGCATTCGCCATAGACGAGTCCAATCTGTTCGAAAAGCTCGGTCTTCAGAGCTTCATCAACCTCTCCACCAACTTCTACACCAG GGTATATGATGACGAAGAAGAATGGTTTCGATCCATGTTTGCTAACTCTAAGAAAGAAGATGCCATTCAGAACCAGTATGAGTTCTTTGTCCAGCGTATGGGAGGCCCTCCTCTGTATTCTCAAAGGAAAG GTCATCCTGCCCTGATTGGTCGTCACCGTCCATTTCCGGTGACTCATGAAGCTGCAGAGAGATGGCTGCAGCATATGCAAAATGCTATGGACGAGTCGGTCGACATTGACCAGGACTCGAAAGTCAAGATGATGAATTTCTTCAG GCATACTGCTTTCTTCCTTGTGGCTGGAAACGAGTTgcagaatcagaatcagaatcagaacaACCAAGTTGCGTGTAAACACGCTGCCAATAAACCAGCAGAAGAGTAA